One segment of Leptospiraceae bacterium DNA contains the following:
- a CDS encoding ParA family protein codes for MRKIVINNQKGGSGKTTTAINLSAALAEKGKRVLLIDLDPQASASIWLGVHNSIQDKDLFDLHAGAELISELAQKTKIKNLEIIPFIPLKNKYSKEMREYPNKASILKNKFANVDPKRWDYVIFDCSPGLNLTTLNAMGASDEIIIPVVAQALALYGVLSLLETLESVQAKLNPKLTITGILPCRVDQNIKHNMEIVDILIEKFGVLVYNTFIREDIKLAESPSFTQTIFQYDAKSLGAHDYRSFAAEVIAQENKK; via the coding sequence ATGAGAAAAATTGTCATAAACAATCAAAAAGGCGGAAGTGGTAAAACAACTACCGCAATAAATTTATCTGCAGCATTAGCAGAGAAAGGGAAACGAGTGCTTTTAATCGATTTAGATCCACAAGCCTCAGCCTCTATCTGGTTAGGTGTTCATAACTCGATTCAGGATAAGGATTTATTTGATCTACATGCTGGTGCTGAGTTGATTTCTGAGCTTGCTCAAAAGACAAAAATAAAAAACTTAGAAATAATTCCTTTTATTCCCTTAAAGAATAAATACTCTAAAGAAATGAGAGAATACCCGAACAAAGCTTCGATCTTAAAAAACAAATTTGCAAATGTGGATCCCAAAAGATGGGATTATGTAATTTTCGATTGTTCGCCCGGATTAAACCTTACAACGCTCAATGCAATGGGTGCTTCAGATGAAATTATTATTCCGGTTGTAGCTCAGGCATTGGCACTGTATGGGGTTTTATCGTTACTTGAGACATTGGAATCTGTTCAGGCAAAATTAAACCCGAAATTAACGATCACTGGAATTTTGCCTTGTAGAGTTGATCAAAATATTAAACATAATATGGAAATTGTAGATATTTTGATTGAGAAATTTGGGGTATTAGTATATAACACGTTTATTCGTGAAGATATAAAATTAGCTGAATCTCCAAGCTTTACTCAGACGATATTTCAATATGATGCCAAGAGTCTTGGTGCACATGACTATAGGTCATTTGCCGCCGAAGTAATTGCACAGGAAAATAAAAAATAG
- a CDS encoding 6-bladed beta-propeller: MLKLCHKAGFIVRRLFIFLAFMTLLVINPLAPTEELPEFRLGKEQARNYFKQGLVYLHNYQYNAARESFIAALAIMGDFKLARKYLSDANYLSGEWQESLSELEIIEASGKMNQVWKNRAEILRLHIAGVGKNDDLTFYKHISGDENRGFRFRNPTDILFDEEGNLFVLAFDTANIIKMDTNGFPVGNYKGSFGRTFEGPLFFTYHKGNIFVSDFASDRIYVLNDKGYFQERFAGKGSEPGLFFGPTGIAVSEKDILYIGDSGNNRIQKIGLDGKFIAEFGTDGRGKLKMPSGLTIEDNQVYVADKGNKRIAVFDDEGNFLKEYTHPNMTVPRSVKFYKKRMYVADEQNGLMIYNLDSEKWTKISSFRDETGKYVKLLRSFSSAYDATGSLYSVDYDRHRVDVFAPKNTLTSNLNVYIERVELGRFPDVSLFVRVRNRSKQDLTGISRSGFRITENENVYPLVGLAKMKQYNENMSVALIYENSKKMAEFSKNLDGVLGGFFNSVTVKDKVEVIRAGKDAEKIYSFGYSPLDIYAKIRKSEPTETNINFGKSLYQGLGDLVPELGPRAVVLLVSGEVLPNAFNQYTVLRNIQYANAHGIPVIVMSLTDEGEMVAVYKDIANRTGGMFIKIPGSPQEMELYKFIKSKQDKRYIVSYKSKLNPDLSGRYIDLEVSAFYRDVVGRAQSGFFVPEKQ, translated from the coding sequence ATGTTAAAATTATGTCATAAAGCAGGATTTATCGTACGCAGACTCTTCATTTTCTTAGCATTCATGACTCTTCTTGTTATAAACCCGTTAGCCCCTACGGAAGAGTTACCTGAGTTTCGGTTAGGAAAAGAGCAGGCGCGTAATTATTTTAAGCAGGGATTGGTATATTTGCATAATTACCAATACAATGCTGCAAGAGAAAGTTTTATCGCCGCACTTGCCATTATGGGCGATTTTAAGCTGGCCAGAAAATATTTATCCGACGCAAATTATTTGAGTGGTGAATGGCAAGAGAGTTTAAGTGAATTAGAAATCATAGAAGCATCCGGTAAAATGAACCAGGTTTGGAAAAACAGGGCAGAAATTTTACGACTTCATATTGCTGGTGTTGGAAAAAATGATGATTTAACTTTTTATAAACATATTTCCGGAGATGAAAATCGAGGTTTTCGATTTCGTAACCCTACAGATATTTTATTTGATGAAGAAGGAAACTTATTCGTATTAGCCTTTGATACAGCAAATATCATTAAGATGGACACTAACGGTTTTCCTGTAGGAAATTACAAAGGTAGTTTTGGAAGAACGTTTGAAGGTCCTTTATTTTTTACATACCACAAAGGAAATATTTTTGTAAGTGATTTTGCATCTGATAGAATCTATGTTTTAAACGACAAAGGGTATTTTCAGGAACGGTTTGCAGGCAAAGGCTCAGAGCCTGGTTTATTTTTTGGTCCTACGGGAATTGCTGTTTCCGAAAAAGATATTTTATATATTGGGGATTCAGGTAATAACCGTATTCAAAAAATTGGGCTTGATGGAAAATTTATTGCTGAATTTGGCACCGATGGAAGGGGAAAATTAAAAATGCCTTCTGGACTTACAATAGAGGATAATCAGGTGTATGTGGCAGATAAAGGAAATAAACGAATAGCAGTTTTTGATGACGAGGGAAATTTCCTAAAAGAATATACGCATCCTAATATGACAGTGCCAAGATCTGTTAAGTTTTATAAAAAGAGAATGTATGTAGCGGATGAACAGAATGGTCTAATGATTTATAACCTTGATAGCGAAAAGTGGACCAAAATTTCTAGTTTCAGAGATGAAACAGGAAAGTATGTAAAATTACTCCGCTCTTTTTCTAGTGCATATGACGCTACTGGTTCGCTCTATTCTGTAGATTACGATAGACATCGTGTCGATGTGTTTGCTCCTAAAAACACACTTACATCTAACTTGAACGTATATATAGAAAGAGTTGAGTTAGGTCGCTTTCCTGATGTATCTTTATTCGTTCGTGTAAGAAATCGCAGCAAGCAGGATTTAACTGGTATTAGCCGTAGTGGATTCAGAATCACTGAGAACGAAAATGTTTATCCACTAGTTGGTCTTGCAAAAATGAAACAATACAATGAAAATATGAGTGTTGCCTTAATTTATGAAAATAGTAAAAAAATGGCTGAGTTTTCAAAGAATTTAGACGGAGTATTAGGTGGATTTTTTAATTCGGTTACCGTTAAGGATAAAGTAGAAGTTATTCGTGCAGGAAAAGATGCTGAGAAAATTTATTCATTTGGTTATTCTCCCTTGGATATATATGCAAAAATTCGTAAATCAGAGCCGACGGAAACTAACATTAATTTCGGAAAGTCTCTTTATCAAGGACTTGGTGATTTAGTTCCCGAACTTGGACCTCGAGCAGTAGTTCTTTTAGTATCTGGAGAAGTTTTACCAAATGCGTTTAATCAGTATACTGTTCTTAGAAATATTCAATATGCAAATGCACACGGAATTCCTGTAATAGTAATGTCCCTTACGGATGAGGGAGAAATGGTAGCGGTTTACAAAGATATTGCGAATAGAACGGGAGGAATGTTTATCAAAATTCCAGGAAGTCCGCAAGAAATGGAATTGTATAAATTTATTAAGTCAAAACAGGATAAACGTTATATAGTTTCTTATAAAAGTAAATTGAATCCTGATTTGAGTGGAAGATACATTGATTTGGAAGTATCCGCTTTCTATAGAGATGTAGTAGGTCGGGCGCAGTCAGGTTTTTTCGTGCCGGAGAAACAATAA
- a CDS encoding tetratricopeptide repeat protein yields the protein MNLKILYIFIISISLSLFPIISIFPREKEAGEYILLGEKFLKEKNYRESLVNYKAALLKNPGSIKANIGFAKSSLFLGSKLDAELGFKRTLELDSKNREAIAGLAEIQADLGKYKEAEELLEKSLKEEPYNQELLLARISVLLKAGKYKLALKKLEDAKKRVVQNYDFKFLMAKVYIANKNFKKANGIVEELISKHPETPNSFNQKAILNFEMLKEASDARKLMEETYTLLHTALALDGNNFESKRLLIKNLLWLGKYDSSEKPEKYLEAKQYALELLQDFPNDPYLQYIAGYINYKVNQGEESADFYLKLLELQELNELGRFSAENYSISKLNELHTLRVNLGKYRLDRYRYTKKEFLYNEALFHLKRAEKLIPSNSEFRQELLEYYYAKGDLYHLLLFLIRMRDNNIDDMKIHNRLENVFHKFKQTLIFREGFTDQTGKINSAIRTEPEVFVFDPEPEKSLFSYPDASLQIGSGIKFALNLFPNLKLISGREESLIRNSIISKKGVEAYTESVYYTPDSIDFLDVERKRDNIVRYIAYGSFSEDKNTITVKYKLYDRVSGKIMDTISTTASNRNSLAEISMRIAKRISDAVPLDGRIIKINQERLIVNLGSKDGISKNHTLEAVRSGEDNIKLKVTFVDEYISEVLPESFGWSKNLSLRDKVIVTGIKKNDIEIEKK from the coding sequence ATGAATTTAAAAATACTATATATATTTATTATATCAATTTCACTTTCGCTATTTCCAATAATTTCTATATTCCCTCGTGAAAAAGAAGCAGGGGAATATATTCTATTAGGCGAAAAGTTTTTAAAAGAAAAAAACTATAGAGAATCATTAGTCAATTATAAAGCAGCACTTTTAAAAAATCCTGGTTCCATAAAGGCTAATATTGGTTTTGCGAAGAGTTCTCTTTTTTTAGGCTCTAAACTAGACGCAGAACTTGGATTTAAAAGAACCTTAGAATTAGATTCAAAAAATCGTGAAGCAATAGCGGGTTTAGCAGAAATTCAAGCGGATCTCGGAAAATATAAAGAAGCGGAAGAACTTTTAGAAAAATCATTAAAGGAAGAACCTTACAATCAGGAATTATTATTGGCTAGAATTTCTGTATTACTGAAAGCGGGCAAATATAAATTAGCCTTAAAAAAGCTGGAAGATGCAAAGAAAAGGGTTGTACAAAATTATGATTTTAAATTTCTCATGGCGAAAGTTTATATAGCCAATAAAAATTTTAAAAAGGCAAATGGAATTGTAGAAGAATTAATTTCAAAGCATCCCGAGACCCCAAATTCATTTAATCAGAAAGCAATATTAAATTTCGAAATGTTGAAAGAAGCATCGGATGCACGTAAGTTAATGGAGGAAACATATACTCTTCTTCATACTGCTTTAGCATTAGATGGGAATAATTTTGAGAGTAAGCGACTTTTGATAAAAAATTTACTTTGGCTTGGTAAATATGATTCTTCAGAAAAACCGGAAAAATATTTAGAGGCAAAACAGTATGCTCTAGAGTTGTTACAGGATTTTCCAAATGATCCGTATCTTCAATACATTGCCGGTTATATTAATTATAAAGTAAATCAAGGTGAAGAATCGGCTGATTTTTATTTAAAACTTTTAGAATTGCAGGAGTTAAATGAATTAGGTCGTTTTTCTGCTGAGAATTATTCTATTTCAAAGTTAAATGAGCTTCATACTCTAAGAGTTAATTTAGGGAAATATAGACTTGATAGATATCGATATACGAAAAAGGAATTTCTATATAACGAAGCATTGTTTCACTTAAAGAGAGCAGAAAAATTAATTCCAAGTAATTCAGAATTTAGACAAGAGTTATTGGAATACTATTATGCGAAAGGTGATTTGTATCACCTTTTACTTTTTCTCATAAGAATGAGAGATAATAATATCGACGACATGAAAATTCATAATCGTTTAGAAAATGTATTTCATAAATTCAAACAAACGCTTATTTTTCGCGAAGGATTTACTGACCAAACAGGAAAAATAAATTCCGCAATTCGTACTGAACCAGAAGTATTTGTTTTTGATCCCGAACCCGAAAAAAGTTTATTTTCATACCCGGACGCAAGTTTGCAAATTGGAAGCGGCATTAAATTTGCGCTTAATTTATTTCCTAATTTGAAATTGATTTCCGGCCGTGAAGAGTCGTTAATTCGTAATAGCATTATAAGCAAAAAAGGTGTGGAAGCATATACTGAGTCTGTCTACTATACACCAGACTCAATAGATTTTCTTGATGTTGAACGAAAAAGGGATAATATAGTTCGTTACATTGCATACGGGAGTTTCTCTGAAGATAAAAATACAATAACTGTTAAGTATAAATTGTATGATCGTGTAAGTGGAAAAATTATGGATACGATTAGCACTACCGCTTCTAACCGAAATTCTTTGGCTGAAATTTCTATGCGAATAGCAAAACGAATTTCTGATGCAGTTCCTCTCGATGGGCGCATAATTAAGATTAACCAAGAAAGGCTAATTGTAAATCTTGGTTCTAAAGATGGAATTTCAAAAAATCATACATTAGAAGCCGTACGTTCAGGTGAAGATAATATCAAACTTAAAGTAACTTTTGTTGACGAATATATTTCAGAAGTATTGCCAGAATCTTTTGGATGGAGTAAAAACTTAAGTCTTCGAGATAAAGTAATAGTTACAGGAATTAAAAAGAATGATATCGAAATCGAAAAAAAATAA
- a CDS encoding aldehyde dehydrogenase family protein — MISKSKKNNSKKTLILKKTKTSSFEIFNPATLTKIGELPLYTTDMVEEKILLAKQAQVIWNAKSLKERSKELILFRKFLANNKEEMISCICNETGKTKMDALLEVFATLESIDYISKKGIKILSRERRSSGLLLHKYCYVDYHPFGVVGVISPWNYPLILSVIPIMNALIAGNSVVIKPSEITPYTTLKVLEFFQRAGITNGILQVVTGKGDAGAALVSSSNTNMICFTGSTATGKLIAESCGKMLKPVVLELGGKDPMIVFKDVDLRRAVRGALWGGLSNSGQTCISVERVYVEKAIYNEFISLLKEEFPSIGSMTFPKQVDILESHYKDAKANGAFFVAGGKRVLSEKGLFHEPTIIIGVNHDMKIMKEETFGPEISIMEFNTEEEAVTMANDSDYGLSASVWTNDIRKAKSIAKKLQVGSVSINDVVTNYMISDLPFGGFKKSGIGRVHGPEGLRTFAQVQAVSNNRWFWRFSDELWWFPYSKKIYFHISNAVKTFFG; from the coding sequence ATGATATCGAAATCGAAAAAAAATAACTCAAAAAAAACTCTAATTTTAAAAAAAACGAAAACTTCAAGTTTTGAAATTTTTAACCCTGCTACACTTACGAAAATTGGTGAATTACCGTTATATACCACTGACATGGTGGAAGAAAAAATTCTTTTAGCTAAACAAGCGCAAGTTATTTGGAATGCAAAGTCTCTGAAGGAACGTTCGAAAGAATTAATATTATTTAGAAAATTTTTAGCAAATAATAAAGAAGAAATGATTTCTTGTATTTGCAATGAAACCGGAAAAACTAAAATGGATGCACTTCTGGAAGTGTTTGCTACATTAGAATCCATTGATTATATTTCTAAAAAGGGAATTAAAATACTATCTCGCGAAAGACGCTCTAGCGGCCTTCTGCTTCATAAATACTGTTATGTCGACTATCATCCCTTTGGGGTAGTCGGTGTTATTTCACCTTGGAATTACCCACTTATTCTAAGTGTAATCCCAATTATGAATGCACTTATTGCGGGTAATTCAGTTGTAATTAAACCTTCAGAGATTACTCCCTATACTACTTTGAAAGTATTGGAATTTTTTCAGAGAGCTGGAATTACAAATGGAATTTTACAAGTAGTTACAGGTAAGGGAGATGCAGGGGCTGCTCTCGTTAGTTCATCGAATACCAATATGATTTGTTTTACTGGATCTACTGCTACAGGAAAATTAATTGCTGAATCTTGTGGTAAAATGTTAAAACCTGTTGTGTTAGAGTTGGGCGGCAAAGATCCAATGATTGTATTTAAAGACGTAGATCTTCGTCGTGCTGTTAGAGGAGCCTTGTGGGGTGGTTTATCCAATTCTGGTCAAACTTGTATTTCCGTTGAAAGAGTGTATGTTGAAAAAGCAATTTATAATGAATTCATTAGCCTTCTAAAGGAAGAATTTCCGAGTATAGGTTCAATGACTTTTCCTAAACAAGTAGATATTTTAGAATCACATTATAAGGATGCAAAGGCAAACGGTGCTTTTTTTGTAGCCGGAGGTAAACGCGTATTAAGCGAGAAAGGTCTTTTTCATGAGCCAACTATAATTATTGGAGTTAATCATGATATGAAAATCATGAAAGAAGAAACTTTTGGTCCAGAAATTTCGATAATGGAATTCAATACTGAAGAAGAGGCCGTTACAATGGCAAATGATTCTGACTATGGACTAAGTGCATCTGTATGGACGAATGACATTCGCAAAGCAAAGAGTATTGCTAAAAAACTTCAAGTTGGATCAGTTTCGATTAACGATGTTGTCACTAATTATATGATATCTGATCTACCTTTCGGTGGTTTTAAAAAAAGTGGTATTGGTCGTGTCCATGGCCCAGAAGGATTACGCACATTTGCCCAAGTGCAAGCAGTAAGTAATAATCGTTGGTTCTGGAGATTTTCTGATGAACTTTGGTGGTTTCCATATTCTAAAAAAATATATTTTCATATTTCTAATGCAGTAAAAACTTTTTTCGGATAA
- a CDS encoding serine/threonine-protein phosphatase, with translation MSEKIKSIYNSIYVNVPHLYRNEFSKKLREDNLIRLNLMAIFILLLTPFMAYAHIKLIEHQYCSKNSAYCETLFTAHYTAIAFAIFYILIYKFTNPFRWSSFFSELFILFSIQFYLSIFGITSLAAQFFSGNIVFFTTGAVFLAALFVTFKRYTTIVYVLSLFLFLVGLYKFQKNLDLLFFNTINSTLAIFFAYCLNLIFFHHKLSDFLNSKIIDQKNHEINKTLDNLKRDISVAKKIQRSLMNKNFTDFKNLIFEVSYIPLDEVGGDIYDISEINNKYTRIFLADATGHGVQAALITMAIKGEYESFKHSISSPKKLLKNLNNTFVQKFGAIHSFFSCIIVDIYPEKNKIIYASAGHPDQIIQKKNWDIKHLSRTGKIMGIRKDVEFEEIEIPFEKGDKLFLFTDGLFEEFNSDKEEFGETQVVSIIKAYSDKELKELFSILLDSLYLFLQNSQPQDDITFIGVEHNAP, from the coding sequence ATGTCCGAAAAAATTAAATCAATATACAATTCCATATATGTAAATGTCCCTCATTTATACAGAAATGAATTTTCTAAAAAACTAAGAGAAGATAACTTAATTCGCCTTAACTTAATGGCTATTTTCATTTTGTTATTAACTCCATTTATGGCTTATGCTCATATAAAGTTAATCGAACACCAATATTGTTCAAAGAATTCTGCCTACTGCGAAACTTTATTCACAGCACATTATACAGCGATTGCGTTTGCCATATTTTATATACTTATTTATAAATTTACAAATCCATTTCGCTGGAGTAGTTTTTTCTCGGAGCTTTTTATTCTGTTTTCAATTCAGTTTTACTTGTCAATTTTCGGGATTACATCTCTTGCTGCACAATTTTTTTCTGGGAATATTGTTTTTTTTACGACTGGTGCAGTATTTTTAGCTGCTCTTTTCGTTACGTTTAAACGTTATACGACAATTGTATATGTATTAAGTCTTTTTTTATTTTTAGTAGGATTATACAAATTCCAAAAAAACTTAGACTTGTTATTTTTTAATACGATTAATTCAACTCTTGCTATTTTTTTTGCCTATTGCCTAAATTTAATTTTTTTTCACCATAAATTAAGTGACTTCTTAAATTCTAAAATAATAGATCAGAAAAATCACGAAATTAATAAAACTCTCGATAATTTAAAAAGAGATATTTCCGTAGCAAAAAAAATCCAGCGCAGTTTGATGAATAAAAATTTTACTGATTTCAAGAATTTAATTTTTGAAGTCAGTTATATTCCTTTAGATGAAGTAGGCGGAGATATATATGATATATCCGAAATTAACAATAAATATACACGTATATTTCTTGCAGATGCGACCGGGCATGGGGTGCAAGCGGCACTAATTACAATGGCAATTAAAGGAGAATACGAAAGTTTCAAACATAGTATTTCGAGTCCCAAAAAATTATTAAAAAACTTAAATAATACTTTTGTGCAAAAGTTTGGAGCTATTCATAGTTTTTTTTCTTGTATTATTGTAGATATTTATCCAGAAAAAAATAAAATCATCTACGCATCAGCTGGTCATCCTGACCAAATTATTCAAAAAAAAAATTGGGACATCAAACATCTTTCAAGAACAGGAAAAATTATGGGAATAAGAAAAGATGTTGAATTCGAAGAAATTGAAATCCCCTTCGAAAAAGGTGATAAATTATTCTTATTTACAGATGGCTTATTTGAAGAATTTAATTCGGACAAAGAAGAATTCGGAGAAACACAAGTTGTAAGTATTATAAAAGCTTATAGCGACAAAGAGTTAAAAGAATTATTCAGTATTCTTCTAGATAGTTTGTATTTATTTTTACAAAATTCTCAACCACAAGATGATATTACATTTATTGGAGTTGAACATAACGCACCGTAG
- a CDS encoding LysM peptidoglycan-binding domain-containing protein, with translation MREIVSKTIYFIFPLVPYCIISCSATMPLQEITTAKQEISRAKNFNSEKYSKSEFDESRTNLFLAHESSFNPKPDVKKITQLAQVATEKAKEASQKSLPNYIKDIQKEVEAAILSANQALAESLASDLYEKAILLKAEGDEIVKNADKKLINSPNDSSIYNDYEKGSARYKECINISEKARDLSLAQTQAVIESSSDIESNFDLIEKYSNNDKIIKEKISSLRSEYKKSIELMEGGSLKEGFKKTEIIRTSSNEMITSVILPYAKDRIKLATVKIEDADKHLNSNSDKEKPSVALDNLSASKEAFNSSVDLLGKERYYDSIQQSDEAIRLAEEIVSSEKNTESEVSNRNIKNNENDSQSPEDEKDSYPTDKSVKTNKKNFPKPNDLESERKSGTKLKKHVVRKKNPPETLWQIAADKKYLGDKNRWKEIYKANKSKIANPNKIYPNQVLLIPTQNTNNTKK, from the coding sequence ATGAGAGAGATAGTATCTAAAACTATATATTTTATATTCCCTTTAGTTCCTTATTGTATTATTTCCTGTAGTGCCACAATGCCTCTACAGGAAATAACTACAGCAAAGCAGGAAATCTCGCGAGCTAAGAATTTTAATTCAGAAAAATATTCCAAGTCGGAGTTTGATGAATCGAGAACAAACTTATTCTTAGCTCATGAGAGTTCATTTAATCCGAAGCCTGATGTCAAAAAAATAACTCAATTAGCACAAGTAGCTACTGAAAAAGCAAAAGAAGCATCTCAAAAATCACTTCCGAATTATATAAAAGATATTCAAAAAGAAGTGGAAGCTGCGATTCTTTCAGCAAATCAAGCATTAGCTGAATCTTTAGCATCTGACTTGTATGAAAAAGCAATTCTATTGAAAGCAGAAGGCGATGAAATAGTTAAAAACGCAGATAAAAAACTTATCAATTCTCCTAACGATTCATCAATTTACAATGATTACGAAAAAGGTTCAGCGCGTTATAAAGAATGTATCAATATATCTGAAAAGGCAAGAGACCTAAGTTTAGCACAAACACAAGCAGTAATTGAATCTTCTTCGGACATTGAATCGAATTTTGATCTGATTGAAAAATATTCAAATAATGACAAGATAATTAAAGAGAAAATTTCCTCTCTGCGTTCAGAATATAAAAAATCAATTGAGTTAATGGAAGGAGGAAGTCTCAAAGAAGGCTTTAAAAAAACAGAGATTATTAGAACTTCTTCCAATGAAATGATAACATCAGTTATTTTGCCTTACGCAAAAGACAGAATTAAACTTGCCACTGTCAAAATTGAAGATGCAGATAAACATTTAAATTCTAATTCCGATAAAGAAAAACCTTCCGTTGCACTCGATAATCTTTCTGCATCAAAAGAAGCATTCAATTCATCAGTTGATTTATTAGGAAAAGAAAGATACTATGACTCTATTCAACAAAGCGATGAAGCAATAAGACTAGCTGAAGAAATTGTAAGTTCTGAAAAGAACACTGAATCGGAAGTATCTAATAGGAATATAAAAAATAATGAAAACGATTCACAATCACCAGAAGATGAAAAAGACTCTTATCCAACAGACAAATCAGTAAAAACAAATAAAAAAAACTTTCCTAAACCGAATGACCTTGAATCAGAAAGAAAATCTGGAACAAAATTAAAAAAACACGTAGTCCGCAAAAAAAATCCACCAGAAACTTTATGGCAAATCGCAGCTGATAAGAAATATTTAGGTGATAAAAATCGATGGAAAGAAATCTACAAAGCGAATAAATCAAAAATTGCAAATCCTAATAAAATTTACCCGAATCAGGTTCTTTTGATCCCGACTCAAAATACCAATAATACAAAAAAATAA
- a CDS encoding STAS domain-containing protein codes for MEITRRENKNIVILDINGEIDLYNAPEIKDIIAKLIEEKRYQIIINLEKVSYIDSSGIGALISSLSNLKKYQGGLKIINVAGSVRKVFELTKLTSFFEIFDAEADAVGAFK; via the coding sequence ATGGAAATCACAAGAAGAGAGAACAAAAACATAGTAATTCTTGACATTAATGGTGAAATAGATTTATACAATGCACCGGAAATTAAGGATATAATTGCTAAATTGATCGAAGAAAAAAGATACCAAATCATTATCAATTTAGAAAAGGTATCCTACATTGACTCTTCCGGAATCGGTGCCCTCATATCAAGTCTGTCAAATTTAAAGAAATACCAAGGTGGACTCAAAATTATCAACGTAGCTGGTTCAGTTAGAAAAGTTTTCGAATTGACCAAACTTACATCTTTTTTTGAAATTTTTGACGCTGAGGCAGATGCAGTTGGTGCCTTTAAATAA
- the tgt gene encoding tRNA guanosine(34) transglycosylase Tgt, translating to MYTLKQQSTDSLARAGELNLNGVKVQTPAFMPVGTRGTIKSLSSEDIRELDLDLILGNTYHLYLRPGTDVLDSFGGLKKFMSYDKALLTDSGGYQIFSLNGLFKYQKDGVKFSSHIDGSKHEFTPEKVIDIQRSIGSDIMMVLDDCAPYGANRERLEESLIRTHYWAEKSIRHFEKNRNNQNLFGISQGGVDLELRIKSLEFINSLPFDGIAVGGLSVGEPRAEFVRILEGISPFFDDNRPRYLMGVGTVPDILDGVKNGIDMFDCVLPTRNARNGQVFTSYGKVNLRNESHRFKESPIDPNCNCKVCKNYSLGYIRHLHKVKELLAFTLSTYHNLYFMKEFMNGIRKSVYDSTFLEYYTNWKKLYT from the coding sequence TTGTATACCTTAAAGCAGCAATCTACTGATTCATTAGCACGTGCAGGTGAATTAAATTTAAACGGAGTCAAAGTCCAAACTCCAGCATTTATGCCTGTAGGCACACGCGGAACAATTAAATCTTTATCTTCGGAAGACATTCGTGAGTTAGATTTGGATTTAATTCTTGGTAATACATACCACCTCTACTTACGCCCGGGAACCGATGTTTTAGACTCTTTCGGGGGTTTAAAAAAATTTATGTCCTACGACAAAGCATTGTTAACCGATAGCGGAGGCTATCAAATATTTAGCTTAAATGGTCTTTTTAAATACCAAAAAGACGGAGTAAAATTCAGCTCGCATATTGATGGATCCAAACATGAATTCACTCCAGAGAAGGTAATTGATATTCAACGCTCGATTGGCTCTGATATAATGATGGTTCTTGACGATTGTGCTCCCTATGGTGCGAATCGAGAACGATTAGAAGAGTCTCTCATTAGAACTCATTATTGGGCAGAAAAATCCATTCGTCATTTTGAAAAGAATCGAAATAATCAGAACCTATTCGGAATTAGCCAAGGTGGAGTTGATTTAGAACTTAGAATCAAATCATTAGAATTTATTAATTCACTTCCCTTCGATGGAATTGCTGTCGGTGGATTATCAGTTGGTGAGCCAAGAGCTGAATTTGTTCGAATTTTAGAAGGAATTTCCCCATTTTTTGACGATAACCGACCGCGTTATTTGATGGGCGTCGGAACAGTTCCTGATATACTTGATGGTGTAAAAAATGGAATTGACATGTTTGATTGCGTACTTCCTACAAGGAATGCTAGAAATGGACAAGTATTTACTTCATACGGTAAAGTAAATTTGCGAAATGAATCGCACCGATTCAAAGAAAGTCCGATAGATCCAAATTGTAATTGTAAAGTTTGCAAAAATTATAGTCTTGGTTATATTAGGCATTTACATAAAGTGAAAGAGTTATTAGCATTTACTTTAAGCACGTATCATAATTTATATTTTATGAAAGAATTTATGAATGGTATTCGTAAATCTGTTTATGATTCTACGTTTTTAGAATATTATACGAATTGGAAAAAATTATACACTTAA